The Sylvia atricapilla isolate bSylAtr1 chromosome 3, bSylAtr1.pri, whole genome shotgun sequence genome has a window encoding:
- the MIA3 gene encoding transport and Golgi organization protein 1 homolog isoform X1, whose product MAAAAPPDPRLLLALLLLLPPPPPGPRCAAAAPDLGRRFAERKRCADLECSMLMCRGKAMRDFKGPDCRFVNFKKGEAVYVYYKLIGESTELWAGSVGSDFGYFPKDLLEINHNYSNEELELPTDETDFVCFDGGRDDFDNYNVDELLNSLQETIANEGETESSDPGKPAEGIEKDKEMEQTDRGKSVGALEIDNLEQSAEEEKENLVFTDKADNSLTEGTENTGGDSSVNSHKENSQGDQIAHEHLKGMLHGKLKGLESENTKNTSIPQGETSQLDQENEEVNAYTLLNRELSVNLKTKFGSTADAVVSDDEVTRLVTSLEDDLNEDLSINPHNEEEEPEFADESAEIPLLSFMAEDEITSHVDLEHDGNYDVESSQNHEPHEDAKGATKLNNQRDNGEEPDADALILKDAFSKSKKSGDSVSVDRSESKQTKEKQDEVVLISKREAPATTQPEDLSKEPLGKEPVGTGDPGSREKANKTELEEQLTDGTESHSAAMKSTAVPDPHALPSPGNALESKPFLKNKEDASESSDDDINKIPERVPLAPIEKSEKQFEDGTLEESLESDLNHKRSWEKTMEKGEAERKPPVDVPAKPVEEVKNASQGDLGDNDLLREKIEHEMTAVEKELFRYEDLKPGGKIDHENKNPASSNKELEIKKRNMKETPAGEEDPSYSGAVEQPRPWENDTEYSEADVNENLSRNPGKMPVFKESTEKSSPEEESKSTTQNTNIDNLTQQGTAHLEDAGSDRNLGKDSAKETTQRVELQSEEPDDEDDPDLKQADDELLEDENAASAKLSQARAENVQGNSLGGENTNPEVEGLSEAVSGTPNPTYKTGEESNSFPKEDTTVSMQNASETGNEEVDVSVRKDAKLDEMQHVMEADGESSEREEPSAMEEHNFQSPHTEDSSDFDLRKDHLPEGISQKDWKEVQNLEQMRNDQQQAAHVPSPADSSEASSDPVTDFSESVKQLSIMREFLDEKRVMRLQKYLGLQHVVRIEAMFHDMKVEMELAQKASRNNEDMEKALDEILEFSESSIMDVVGKVLDSRVAENEEEVVKEMDLYDEESALMDDIQELIYSLRSKYSSAGESVPLASPPEQEDEQLHIQDGAKEAEYDSVSTRNPNTIDEDNQEFQQLIEDKRPEQPMEEEEERAVNVPPEHEEANFSDNGEAEERYDSERGSLLEDTSFGSVDSGESAHEHVAEGAGAGAPWRGQLGAARQLLRRLVDTLPEEMRPGPDFHGLPWEPVIITALVGIVTLAVFFWRTCLSVKSRIYQVTEKQLGEKIKNLLQEKTEILEKLSEYDQKIKEAKESVKVAQEQKDILSDETAGLKDTVKELEEANQQLDNKVKNLHTMLETERKKNEKKQNKLSETQKSLEKLQEAITMHSAELSEVQIALNEAKLSEEKVKSELHHVQEENARLRKSKEQLLKEAEGWSERHSELREQIQLYQKSQKDIEETLAYKENEIEVLTNCIMQLKQLDMDSEAKKEDREHEWSPGDDLANGELSDVESEKMKTQIKQMMDVSRVKTMLSIVEEDRNLLQSKLNDEVTARHELEEKIKTLEHDSSSLQSAKTQLESECKTLQQKVEILGELYQQKEMALQKKLTQEEYERQEKEQKLCAADEKAVLAIEEVKVYKQRIQDMEEELQKTERSYKNQIAAHEKKAHDNWLIARSAERALAEEKREAANLRQKLIEVNQKIIMLQRPVIVKPTPGRPDRQIPPRRGPLSRDGSSGPSPVSGGNPSPTQMIDVPARPLSAPRRDGPRGEFGPMVDGPPAPRRPPELPGRMSVPDIGPAVVSLISSEPRTSSPSTAMDGVQPSPKESEAPSVTTASPSSMEPAAGNAGAKGPSPFPGPPLMSSPVLGPPLPPPIRYGPPGPPPPPLRGQFGPRPLPGPQGPGAPLPPPTGRDFLPGPRLAMRDLPPVPLPPPPDPRGYARGHPPFPPLGPPGPRDYPPGPRLPPQASRDYAPSPNRDLPPPAPRD is encoded by the exons ATGGCCGCAGCCGCGCCGCCGGACCCCCGGCTGCTGCTcgccctgctgctgctgctgccgccgccgccgccgggcccgcgctgcgccgccgccgcgcccgaCCTGGGCCGCCGCTTCGCCGAGCGCAAGCGCTGCGCCGACCTCGAGTGCAGCA TGTTAATGTGCCGAGGGAAGGCCATGCGGGATTTTAAAGGTCCGGATTGTCGCtttgtaaattttaagaagGGAGAAGCAGTGTATGTATATTATAAACTAATAGGAGAATCAACTGAGCTTTGGGCTGGAAGT GTTGGAAGTGATTTTGGATATTTTCCAAAGGATTTACTTGAAATAAACCATAACTATTCCAATGAGGAGCTAGAATTACCAACAGAT gaaaCAGACTTCGTTTGCTTTGATGGAGGAAGGGATGACTTTGATAATTATAATGTGGATGAACTTCTGAATTCATTGCAAGAGACAATAGCAAATGAAGGGGAAACTGAATCGAGTGATCCAGGGAAACCAGCTGAAGGAATTGAGAAGGATAAGGAGATGGAACAGACTGATAGAGGAAAGTCCGTTGGTGCTTTGGAGATAGACAATCTTGAGCAAagtgctgaagaagaaaaggaaaaccttgTCTTTACAGACAAAGCTGACAATTCTCTTACAGAAGGAACTGAAAATACTGGGGGAGACTCCAGTGTCAATAGTCACAAAGAAAACTCTCAGGGAGATCAAATCGCACATGAGCACTTGAAAGGAATGCTACATGGGAAATTAAAAGGGCTAGAAAGTGAAAATACCAAAAACACTAGTATTCCTCAGGGTGAAACCAGCCAACTTGACCAAGAGAATGAAGAAGTCAATGCCTATACACTTCTAAACAGAGAGCTCTCTGtgaacttaaaaacaaaatttggctCAACTGCTGATGCTGTTGTATCAGATGATGAAGTGACTCGCCTTGTTACATCACTGGAAGATGATTTAAATGAAGATTTGAGCATTAATCCTCACAATGAAGAGGAGGAGCCAGAGTTTGCAGATGAGTCTGCAGAAATCCCTTTGCTGTCTTTTATGGCAGAGGATGAAATTACATCCCATGTGGATTTAGAACATGATGGAAACTATGATGTTGAGTCATCACAAAATCACGAACCTCATGAAGATGCAAAGGGTGCTACAAAGCTAAATAACCAAAGAGACAATGGGGAGGAACCCGATGCAGATGCATTAATTCTTAAGGATGCCTTCAGTAAGAGCAAAAAGTCGGGTGACAGTGTAAGTGTAGACAGGTCtgaatccaaacaaacaaaagagaaacagGATGAGGTGGTGCTAATTAGTAAAAGAGAAGCACCAGCAACAACTCAGCCTGAGGATCTCTCCAAAGAACCCCTTGGAAAGGAACCTGTGGGTACAGGTGATCCGGGTTCAAgagaaaaagccaacaaaactGAGTTGGAAGAGCAGCTCACTGATGGAACTGAGTCACATTCTGCAGCAATGAAAAGTACAGCTGTGCCTGATCCTCATGCTTTGCCTAGTCCAGGCAATGCTCTGGAGTCCAAACCATTTCTTAAAAACAAGGAAGATGCTTCAGAATCATCTGATGATGATATCAACAAAATTCCTGAAAGGGTTCCACTTGCTCCAATAGAGAAAAGTGAGAAACAGTTTGAGGATGGTACCTTGGAGGAGTCCTTGGAAAGTGATTTAAACCACAAAAGATCATGGGAGAAAACAATGGAAAAGGGAGAAGCCGAGCGCAAGCCTCCAGTTGATGTTCCAGCCAAACCAGTGGAAGAGGTAAAAAATGCATCTCAAGGTGACCTAGGAGATAATGAccttttgagagagaaaatagagCATGAAATGACCGCTGTGGAGAAAGAACTTTTCAGATATGAAGATTTAAAACCAGGAGGGAAAATTgatcatgaaaataaaaatcctgccTCTTCTAACaaagaactggaaataaaaaagagaaacatgaaagaaaCCCCTGCAGGGGAAGAAGACCCAAGCTATAGTGGAGCTGTTGAGCAACCTAGGCCATGGGAAAATGACACTGAGTATTCAGAGGCAGATGTGAATGAAAACCTTTCAAGAAATCCTGGCAAGATGCCAGTGTTTAAAGAAAGCACTGAGAAAAGTTCCCCTGAAGAAGAATCAAAAAGCACCACACAGAACACTAATATTGATAATCTTACTCAGCAAGGAACTGCTCATCTTGAGGATGCAGGGTCAGACAGAAATCTTGGCAAAGATTCAGCTAAAGAAACAACACAAAGAGTAGAATTGCAATCTGAAGAGCCAGATGATGAAGATGACCCTGACCTCAAACAAGCAGATGATGAGCTACTGGAAGATGAGAATGCAGCAAGTGCAAAGCTGTCTCAAGCAAGGGCTGAAAATGTCCAGGGTAATTCACTAGGTGGTGAAAATACAAATCCTGAAGTAGAAGGACTAAGTGAAGCTGTTTCAGGAACCCCTAATCCTACTTACAAAACAGGAGAGGAATCAAACTCATTCCCTAAGGAGGATACAACAGTCAGCATGCAAAATGCAAGCGAGACTGGGAACGAAGAAGTTGATGTATCGGTAAGAAAAGATGCTAAATTGGATGAGATGCAGCATGTCATGGAAGCTGATGGGGAGTCTTCTGAACGTGAGGAACCATCAGCTATGGAAGAACATAATTTCCAATCTCCTCACACAGAAGACAGCAGTGACTTTGACCTAAGGAAAGATCATCTTCCAGAGGGCATTTCACAGAAAGACTGGAAAGAGGTGCAAAATTTAGAGCAAATGAGAAATGACCAGCAGCAAGCTGCACACGTCCCCAGCCCTGCCGACAGCTCAGAAGCCAGCAGTGACCCTGTGACAGACTTCAGTGAGTCTGTGAAGCAGCTCTCAATAATGAGAGAGTTCCTGGATGAAAAGCGCGTGATGCGCCTGCAGAAGTACCTGGGGCTCCAGCACGTGGTCAGGATTGAAGCCATGTTCCACGACATGAAGGTGGAGATGGAGCTTGCCCAGAAGGCCAGCCGGAATAATGAGGATATGGAGAAAGCTCTGGATGAGATACTGGAGTTTTCAGAATCGAGCATTATGGATGTTGTAGGAAAAGTTCTGGATTCCAGGGTGGCAGAAAATGAGGAGGAGGTGGTAAAGGAGATGGATTTGTATGATGAGGAGAGTGCACTGATGGATGATATTCAAGAATTAATATATTCATTAAGGAGTAAATATTCATCTGCTGGTGAGAGTGTCCCACTTGCTTCTCCTCCAGAACAGGAAGATGAGCAGCTGCACATTCAAG ATGGTGCAAAAGAGGCTGAATATGACAGTGTTTCCACTAGAAACCCAAATACCATTGATGAGGACAATCAGGAATTTCAGCAGCTCATTGAAGATAAGAGGCCAGAGCAGCCtatggaggaggaggaggagagggctgTCAATGTTCCACCTGAGCACGAAGAGGCCAACTTCTCAGATAatggagaagctgaagaaaGGTATGATAGTGAAAGAGGATCACTCCTGGAAGATACTTCCTTTGGGTCAGTTGATTCAGGAGAGAGTGCCCACGAACACGTTGCTGAAG GTGCCGGAGCGGGCGCCCCCTGGCGGGGGCAGCTGGGCGCGGCGCGGCAGCTGCTGCGGCGG TTGGTCGACACACTGCCTGAGGAAATGCGTCCTGGGCCTGATTTCCATGGACTGCCATGGGAGCCTGTTATTATAACTGCCTTAGTGGGAATTGTCAcacttgctgtatttttctggaGAACCTGCCTTTCA GTAAAGAGTAGAATATATCAAG tgACTGAAAAACAACTTGgtgaaaagattaaaaaccttctgcaagaaaaaacagaaatcttAGAAAAGTTGTCAGAATACGATCAAAAG ATAAAGGAAGCAAAGGAATCTGTGAAAGTGGCCCAAGAGCAAAAAGACATTCTCTCAGATGAAACTGCAGGGCTTAAG gaCACTGTCAAAGAATTGGAAGAAGCAAATCAGCAGCTAGataacaaagtgaaaaatctgCACACTATGcttgaaacagagagaaagaagaatgagaagaaacagaacaag CTCTCTGAAACCCAGAAGTCCTTGGAGAAGCTTCAGGAAGCTATCACTATGCATTCTGCAGAGCTTTCAGAG GTACAGATAGCCCTCAATGAAGCTAAACTGAGTGAAGAAAAGGTGAAATCTGAGCTTCATCATGTGCAGGAAGAGAATGCTAGACTGAGAAAGAGCAAGGAGCAG CTGCTAAAGGAAGCTGAGGGTTGGAGTGAGAGGCACTCTGAGCTCCGTGAGCAGATTCAACTGTATCAGAAATCTCAGAAGGACATAGAAGAGACACTTGCctacaaagaaaatgaaattgaa GTTTTAACCAATTGCATTatgcagctgaagcagctggACATGGATTCAGAGGCCAAGAAGGAAGACAGAGAGCATGAGTGGAGCCCAGGAGATGATCTGGCCAATGGAGAGTTGTCAG atGTTGAAAGTGAGAAGATGAAGACTCAGATTAAGCAGATGATGGATGTCTCCAGG GTCAAAACAATGTTATCCATAGTTGAAGAGGACAGAAATCTTCTGCAGTCCAAACTGAATGATGAAGTAACAGCAAGACATGAGCTGGAAG agaagataaaaacaTTGGAACATGATTCCTCTTCACTGCAGTCAGCTAAAACTCAGCTGGAAAGTGAATGCAAAACTCTTCAGCAGAAAGTGGAGATTCTTGGTGAACTGTACCAGCAGAAGGAGATGGCACTCCAGAA aAAACTAACCCAGGAGGAGTATGAGCgtcaggagaaggagcagaaattGTGTGCTGCAGATGAAAAAGCTGTGCTGGCCATCGAGGAAGTGAAAGTTTACAA GCAAAGGATCCAAGATATGGAAGAAGAATTGCAAAAAACAGAGAGATCATACAAAAACCAG atTGCTGCTCATGAGAAAAAGGCACATGACAACTGG CTCATTGCCCGCTCGGCCGAGAGAGCTCTggctgaagagaaaagagaagcagccaACCTGAGGCAAAA ATTAATAGAAGTAAACCAAAAAATCATCATGCTTCAAAGACCAGTCATTGTAAAGCCAACTCCAGGCAGACCTGATCGCCAGATCCCACCACGACGAG GGCCCTTAAGCAGAGATGGCTCTTCAGGCCCATCACCTGTGAGTGGAGGAAATCCGTCCCCCACACAGATGATTGATGTCCCTGCCCggcccctctctgctcctcgAAGGGACGGCCCGAGGGGTGAATTTG GTCCAATGGTGGATGGCCCCCCTGCTCCACGAAGGCCTCCAGAGCTACCTGGAAGGATGTCTGTTCCTG ATATTGGGCCTGCTGTGGTATCCCTGATCAGCAGTGAGCCAAGAACCTCCTCCCCTTCCACAGCAATGGATGGAGTG cAACCCTCTCCCAAAGAGTCTGAAGCCCCCAGTGTAACTACAGCCTCACCTTCCTCCATGGAACCAGCTGCA GGTAACGCTGGTGCCAAAGGCCCGTCTCCTTTCCCAGGGCCACCCCTGATGAgctccccagtgctggggccTCCGCTGCCGCCACCCATCCGCTACGGGCCACCGGGACCGCCACCACCTCCTCTGCGGGGACAGTTCGGGCCTCGGCCGCTCCCTGGGCCCCAAG gTCCTGGTGCTCCCTTGCCACCTCCGACTGGAAGAGATTTCTTACCTGGTCCACGTTTAGCAATGAGAGATTTGCCTCCGGTCCCGCTCCCGCCTCCCCCCGATCCCAGAGGCTACGCACGTGGGcatcctcccttccctcccctcgGCCCTCCTGGCCCCAGGGATTATCCTCCAGGCCCTCGGCTACCCCCGCAGGCTTCCAGGGACTATGCTCCTTCTCCTAACAGAGACTTGCCTCCGCCGGCCCCCAGGGACTGA